The Halomicronema hongdechloris C2206 genome includes a window with the following:
- a CDS encoding HAD-IIB family hydrolase: MVLTTALIIFTDLDGTLLNSDTYHYEAALPTLKHLRQVGIPVIPVTSKTRAEVDTWCQHLELQDPFIVENGSAVFLPRGTVPFQLPAGEDAGAYRVLQLGCSYVMARAGLKAIAQELKRPLKGFGDWSVEQIQQLTGLSYEEAKQAKAREFTEPFLTPKNMSAAQLRQVVEARGFQVVVGDRFSHLIGSGAGKGVAVQAVIDLYQAWVPGQPLMTLGLGNSPNDTAMLEQVDYPIVVPGAQGPHPALAQRGWSVAPAVAPEGWRLVVEATLKKLAPDSVGQL, from the coding sequence ATGGTGCTAACCACTGCTTTGATTATCTTTACCGATTTAGATGGCACGCTCCTGAATAGCGATACCTATCACTATGAAGCCGCGCTGCCTACTTTAAAGCACCTGAGACAAGTGGGAATTCCTGTCATTCCTGTTACGAGCAAGACGCGAGCGGAAGTTGATACCTGGTGTCAGCATCTTGAATTACAGGATCCGTTTATCGTCGAGAATGGCAGTGCCGTCTTCTTGCCTCGTGGAACCGTACCCTTCCAACTACCGGCGGGAGAGGATGCCGGTGCCTATCGAGTGCTACAGCTGGGCTGTTCTTATGTCATGGCTCGGGCTGGACTCAAGGCCATTGCCCAAGAGCTGAAGCGCCCCCTGAAAGGATTTGGAGATTGGTCTGTTGAGCAAATTCAGCAGTTGACCGGCCTCTCCTACGAGGAAGCTAAACAGGCCAAGGCCCGGGAATTTACCGAGCCGTTTTTGACCCCTAAAAACATGTCGGCAGCCCAGCTAAGGCAGGTGGTAGAGGCCAGAGGCTTTCAGGTGGTAGTGGGCGATCGCTTCTCCCACCTGATTGGTAGCGGTGCTGGCAAGGGCGTTGCCGTGCAAGCTGTCATTGACTTGTATCAAGCCTGGGTTCCTGGACAGCCTCTGATGACCCTAGGTCTAGGCAACAGCCCTAACGATACGGCCATGTTAGAGCAGGTAGATTACCCCATTGTCGTACCGGGGGCTCAGGGACCTCATCCAGCACTAGCTCAGCGAGGATGGTCAGTGGCACCAGCCGTCGCTCCAGAGGGCTGGCGATTGGTCGTGGAAGCCACCTTGAAAAAGCTGGCGCCCGACTCCGTCGGCCAGCTCTAG
- a CDS encoding tetratricopeptide repeat protein, with amino-acid sequence MGISDVALDHLYDGVACRLAAQDYGGALALLDTFPTEARAEYAFWYLQGEVLANQGQYDQALDSLDRALALHGNMADIWVAKAVCLLHLSQPQSALRCCEHALKLQPHHAQAWLFHGVASHRLGHYHQAYTSYRHALRGQSPRPQHHPKWLVYLQQWGILSKGSSLPDVDHF; translated from the coding sequence ATGGGCATAAGTGACGTGGCCCTTGATCATCTTTACGATGGTGTGGCCTGCCGGTTGGCAGCCCAGGACTATGGGGGGGCCTTAGCACTGTTGGATACGTTCCCAACCGAGGCCAGGGCTGAGTATGCCTTTTGGTATTTACAGGGGGAAGTGCTTGCCAATCAGGGTCAGTATGATCAAGCTTTGGACAGCTTGGATCGGGCCCTGGCATTGCATGGCAACATGGCTGATATCTGGGTAGCTAAGGCCGTTTGTCTCCTGCATTTATCTCAACCCCAGTCGGCCCTGAGGTGCTGTGAACACGCCCTAAAACTGCAGCCTCACCATGCTCAGGCTTGGTTATTTCATGGAGTGGCCTCACATCGGTTGGGACACTATCATCAGGCCTATACCAGCTATCGCCATGCCCTCAGGGGTCAATCGCCCCGGCCGCAGCACCACCCTAAATGGTTAGTCTATCTGCAGCAATGGGGCATACTATCAAAGGGCTCATCCTTGCCAGATGTCGATCATTTCTAG
- the tsf gene encoding translation elongation factor Ts, which translates to MAEISAKLVKELRQKTGAGMMDCKKALQENDGDLSKATEWLRQKGIASAAKKEGRLAAEGLVDSYIHTGGRVGVLVEINCETDFVARRDEFKSLVRDVAMQIAACPNVEFVRSDDIPKAIVEREKSIEMGRDDLAGKPENIREKIVQGRIDKRLKELSLMDQPFIKDQNITVEELVKQSVAQLGENIQVRRFVRFILGEGIEKDESNFAEEVAAQTGKA; encoded by the coding sequence ATGGCGGAGATCTCGGCAAAATTAGTTAAGGAACTGCGCCAGAAAACTGGCGCAGGCATGATGGATTGCAAGAAGGCACTGCAGGAAAACGATGGCGATCTGAGCAAGGCCACCGAGTGGCTGCGACAGAAAGGTATCGCTTCGGCAGCCAAGAAAGAAGGCCGTTTGGCGGCGGAAGGGTTAGTAGACAGCTATATTCACACGGGTGGCCGGGTTGGAGTACTCGTTGAAATCAACTGTGAGACTGACTTCGTCGCTCGCCGCGATGAATTTAAGAGCCTGGTACGGGATGTGGCTATGCAGATTGCAGCCTGTCCTAACGTGGAATTTGTCCGCAGTGATGACATTCCAAAGGCCATCGTCGAACGAGAAAAGTCCATTGAAATGGGCCGTGATGATCTGGCTGGCAAACCTGAAAATATTCGAGAGAAGATTGTCCAAGGCCGCATCGATAAACGGCTGAAGGAACTATCTCTGATGGACCAACCCTTTATCAAAGACCAAAACATCACGGTCGAAGAGTTGGTGAAGCAAAGCGTGGCGCAATTGGGTGAGAATATCCAAGTGCGACGATTTGTGCGCTTCATCTTGGGTGAGGGGATTGAAAAAGACGAGAGCAACTTTGCCGAAGAGGTAGCTGCTCAGACCGGCAAAGCATAG
- a CDS encoding NUDIX domain-containing protein, whose amino-acid sequence MVPTIDQSWYQHPHGTPTEAAAGGVILRQHRGCWWVALIREGSLPDYALPKGHVESGESLQVAARREIEEEAGFSDLQLLGELGVLERLNFSKTHWKITHYYLFQTEQVTPLPSDPKTHQVEWFPIDQLPPIFWPEQRQLLQQVRDEHLSSLECSN is encoded by the coding sequence ATGGTCCCCACTATTGATCAGAGTTGGTATCAACACCCCCACGGCACGCCTACAGAAGCTGCTGCCGGAGGGGTGATCCTGCGACAGCATAGGGGCTGTTGGTGGGTAGCCTTAATTCGCGAAGGTAGTCTGCCTGACTATGCCTTACCTAAAGGTCATGTGGAATCCGGTGAGTCTTTGCAGGTAGCTGCCCGACGGGAAATTGAAGAAGAGGCTGGATTTTCGGACCTGCAACTGCTAGGAGAGTTGGGAGTTCTCGAGCGCCTCAATTTTTCTAAGACCCACTGGAAAATTACCCACTACTATCTCTTCCAAACAGAGCAAGTCACACCGCTGCCTAGTGATCCCAAGACTCATCAGGTTGAGTGGTTTCCCATCGATCAGTTGCCACCCATCTTCTGGCCGGAACAACGGCAGTTATTGCAGCAGGTGAGAGATGAGCACTTATCTTCCTTAGAGTGTTCCAACTAA
- the rpsB gene encoding 30S ribosomal protein S2, with protein MPVISLPELLESGVHFGHQTRRWNPKMEPYIFTSRNGIHIIDLVQTAKLMEDAYSFVKTAADQGQKFLFVGTKRQAAGIVAQEASRCGAHYINQRWLGGMLTNWTTIKSRVEYLKELERMEETGAMALRPKKERAVLRRELEKLRKYLGGIKTMRRVPDIAIIVDIRREYNAVQECQKLDIPIVSLLDTNCDPNVVDVPIPANDDAIRSIKLILSKLADAIYEGSHGQVDSEYEDYDGAEDAFEYDEGDEDTFAEGEEPVEASAEA; from the coding sequence ATGCCTGTTATCTCACTGCCCGAACTATTGGAATCGGGGGTTCACTTTGGGCACCAGACTCGCCGCTGGAACCCTAAGATGGAGCCCTATATCTTTACCTCCCGTAACGGCATTCACATCATCGACTTGGTCCAGACGGCTAAGTTAATGGAAGATGCCTACAGCTTCGTCAAGACTGCAGCAGACCAAGGACAAAAATTCCTGTTTGTGGGGACTAAGCGCCAAGCTGCTGGCATCGTTGCCCAAGAGGCAAGTCGCTGTGGGGCCCACTACATCAATCAGCGCTGGCTGGGAGGGATGCTCACCAACTGGACGACGATCAAGTCCCGGGTAGAGTATCTAAAAGAGCTAGAGCGTATGGAAGAAACGGGGGCTATGGCCCTTCGCCCCAAGAAGGAGCGGGCGGTTCTGCGGCGCGAATTAGAGAAACTTCGCAAGTATCTGGGCGGCATCAAGACCATGCGACGGGTGCCAGACATTGCCATCATTGTCGATATTCGACGGGAATATAATGCCGTGCAGGAATGCCAGAAGCTTGATATTCCCATCGTTTCCCTCCTAGATACCAACTGTGATCCCAACGTCGTGGACGTACCGATTCCAGCTAACGACGATGCCATCCGATCGATTAAGCTGATCTTGAGCAAACTCGCCGACGCCATTTACGAAGGATCCCACGGCCAAGTCGACTCAGAGTATGAGGATTACGATGGTGCCGAGGACGCCTTTGAGTATGATGAAGGCGATGAGGACACCTTTGCCGAAGGTGAAGAACCAGTTGAGGCTTCAGCTGAAGCTTGA
- the ycf46 gene encoding stress-responsive protein Ycf46: protein MREDLNVLIQAQYPLIYLVTFEEDRAEQTIASVAQRLRPQRRVFTWTMTHGIVEHGQPRNVTQHNNTVSPEAAVEWVIRQREPGLFVFKDLHPFRDSPAVTRCLRDAIAGFRDSHKTIILMSPVQEVPIELEKEVVVLDFPLPDMGELNEVLSAELDRAKSANITTEVREKLLKAALGLTRDEAEKVYRKSRVMTGRLTDDEVDIVLSEKKQLIRRNGILEYIDVDETIDSVGGLEELKHWLCQRSDAFTERAREYGLPQPKGMLILGVPGCGKSLIAKTTSRLWGLPLLRLDLGRVYDGSTVGRSEANLRNALRTAESISPAILFIDEIDKAFAGGAGSSDSDGGTSSRIFGTFLTWMQEKMSPVFVMATANRVERLPSEFLRKGRFDEIFFVDLPNAEERQEIFRIHLQKRRRDISRFDLDQLTKVCDGFSGAEIEQGLISAMYEAFAQGREFTQLDIIAAIRATMPLSKTMNEQVTALRDWARQRARPAAASVAEYQRMEF, encoded by the coding sequence ATGAGAGAAGATCTCAACGTATTGATACAGGCTCAGTATCCTCTAATTTATCTGGTTACGTTCGAGGAGGATCGGGCAGAGCAGACCATCGCCTCTGTCGCTCAACGGTTACGGCCTCAGCGTCGAGTATTTACCTGGACCATGACCCACGGCATCGTGGAGCATGGTCAGCCTCGGAATGTCACTCAGCATAACAATACGGTATCGCCAGAGGCAGCCGTGGAGTGGGTGATTCGACAGCGGGAGCCGGGACTCTTTGTATTTAAGGATTTACATCCGTTTCGGGATTCTCCGGCGGTGACGCGTTGTCTCAGAGATGCGATCGCAGGCTTTAGGGACTCCCATAAAACCATTATCCTGATGTCGCCAGTGCAGGAAGTCCCCATCGAGCTAGAGAAAGAGGTGGTGGTGCTAGACTTTCCGCTGCCTGATATGGGCGAGTTGAATGAAGTCCTCTCTGCTGAGCTCGATCGAGCTAAGAGCGCCAACATCACCACCGAAGTGCGCGAGAAGTTGCTAAAGGCGGCCCTAGGACTGACCCGCGATGAAGCTGAAAAGGTGTATCGCAAATCCCGAGTGATGACTGGACGGCTGACCGACGACGAAGTCGACATTGTGCTGAGTGAGAAGAAACAGCTCATTCGCCGCAATGGCATCTTGGAGTACATTGATGTCGATGAGACTATTGATTCCGTCGGTGGGTTGGAAGAGCTGAAGCATTGGTTGTGTCAGCGCTCCGATGCGTTCACCGAGCGAGCCCGCGAATACGGTCTACCCCAGCCTAAAGGCATGCTGATCCTGGGTGTGCCGGGGTGTGGAAAATCCCTCATCGCCAAGACTACCTCCCGGTTGTGGGGCTTGCCACTGCTACGGTTGGACTTAGGTCGGGTCTATGATGGCTCTACCGTAGGCCGCTCTGAAGCCAATCTACGCAATGCCCTGCGGACAGCAGAATCTATTTCCCCAGCTATCTTGTTTATTGATGAGATTGATAAAGCCTTTGCTGGTGGAGCAGGGTCTTCTGACTCCGATGGTGGTACCTCTAGTCGCATCTTCGGCACCTTCCTCACCTGGATGCAGGAAAAGATGTCTCCGGTATTTGTGATGGCAACCGCCAACCGAGTCGAACGGCTGCCCAGCGAGTTTTTGCGGAAAGGTCGCTTCGATGAGATCTTCTTCGTCGACCTCCCCAACGCCGAGGAGCGCCAGGAAATCTTCCGCATTCACCTACAGAAACGTCGTCGTGACATTTCCCGTTTCGATCTCGATCAGCTCACCAAGGTGTGTGACGGCTTTTCTGGGGCTGAGATCGAGCAAGGATTAATCTCGGCCATGTATGAAGCATTTGCCCAAGGACGTGAGTTTACCCAACTCGATATCATTGCAGCGATTCGGGCCACTATGCCCCTGTCGAAGACAATGAATGAACAAGTGACGGCCCTGCGCGATTGGGCTCGGCAGCGGGCACGTCCGGCGGCAGCCTCCGTCGCTGAGTATCAGCGGATGGAGTTTTAA
- the recQ gene encoding DNA helicase RecQ gives MGLAFPSLEKALKHYFGYDQFRRQQRPIIEQVLKGRDVLVVMPTGGGKSLCYQLPALMKLGITVVVSPLIALMQDQVDSLQDNGIAATFLNSTQSWQQVRSQEAALLAGKIKLLYVAPERLVNPNFLQLLDRLSQTVGLATFAIDEAHCVSVWGHDFRPDYRQLSILRQHYPQVPILALTATATERVRQDIMAQLWLRDPGIYIASFNRPNLYYEVRPKPRDAYADLCQQLHQWSGAGIIYCLSRKRADELAARLRQDDIDALPYHAGLSDQVRREHQQRFIRDDVRVIVATIAFGMGINKPDVRFVIHYDIACTLEGYYQASGRAGRDGETAHCILYFSYADVATAEFLIGQKSDPQEQRLARQQLRQMIDYAESTVCRRTIQLGYFGEDYPGNCGHCDNCLHPPPLEDWTIEAQKFLSCVARCRERFGMGHIIDVLRGSRKQRIFDLGHDQLSTYGIGKDRSVDEWRLLGRSLLHQRLLSETTDGYPVLKLTGASWQILRQQASVQVAIPERLSQPRQIAEDNDPTSQQLLQHLRSLRKRLADDQGVPPYVVFTESSLRQMAQQRPQTLTAFGHISGVGNRKLAQYGQVFTQAIREFCQDNRLPRVAPKSVASVASRPGSRRYRPPTDTHFLTLQLHQQGLPPDQIARQRRVTLRTIHNHLERLILADQAVDLERLVSPERQDAIRIAIQVRGHGSLSALHDQLGPTYDYGEIRLVVADWERRQSAAESR, from the coding sequence TTGGGACTCGCCTTTCCATCACTAGAAAAAGCGCTGAAGCACTATTTCGGCTACGACCAGTTTCGGCGGCAACAGCGTCCCATTATTGAGCAGGTGTTGAAGGGGCGTGACGTCTTAGTGGTTATGCCCACCGGTGGTGGCAAATCCCTCTGCTACCAGTTGCCAGCCCTGATGAAATTAGGGATTACCGTTGTGGTTTCTCCCTTGATTGCCTTGATGCAGGATCAAGTCGATAGCCTGCAGGATAATGGCATTGCGGCAACGTTTCTGAATAGTACCCAGTCATGGCAGCAGGTGCGATCGCAAGAAGCAGCGCTATTGGCCGGGAAGATCAAGCTGCTATATGTAGCTCCGGAACGGCTGGTGAATCCTAATTTCTTACAGTTGCTAGACCGTCTCAGCCAAACCGTGGGGTTAGCCACCTTTGCCATCGATGAAGCCCACTGTGTCTCTGTGTGGGGGCATGACTTTCGACCCGACTATCGTCAACTCTCGATACTGCGCCAGCACTATCCTCAAGTGCCGATTCTGGCACTGACAGCCACAGCCACGGAGCGAGTTCGTCAAGACATCATGGCTCAACTCTGGCTCCGAGATCCAGGCATTTATATTGCCAGCTTTAATCGTCCCAATCTGTATTACGAAGTCCGCCCTAAGCCCCGAGACGCCTATGCCGACCTATGCCAGCAGTTGCACCAATGGTCAGGAGCCGGCATTATCTACTGTCTCAGTCGCAAACGGGCCGATGAGCTAGCCGCTCGCTTGCGTCAGGATGATATCGATGCCTTACCCTATCACGCTGGCCTCAGTGATCAGGTCCGCCGGGAGCATCAGCAACGGTTTATACGGGATGATGTACGGGTTATCGTAGCCACCATTGCCTTCGGCATGGGCATCAATAAACCAGATGTGCGGTTTGTGATCCACTATGACATTGCCTGCACCCTGGAGGGATATTATCAAGCATCAGGCCGAGCTGGCCGCGATGGCGAAACTGCCCATTGCATCCTTTACTTCAGCTATGCCGATGTGGCCACTGCTGAGTTTTTGATTGGGCAAAAGTCAGACCCCCAAGAGCAACGTCTAGCCCGTCAACAATTGCGGCAAATGATTGACTATGCCGAGAGCACCGTCTGTCGCCGCACTATTCAACTAGGCTATTTTGGGGAAGACTATCCCGGGAATTGTGGCCATTGTGACAATTGCTTACATCCTCCTCCCCTAGAGGACTGGACCATTGAAGCCCAAAAGTTTCTTTCCTGTGTGGCTCGGTGTCGAGAGCGCTTTGGTATGGGCCACATTATCGATGTACTGCGGGGGTCTCGCAAACAACGCATCTTTGATCTGGGCCATGACCAGCTGTCAACCTATGGCATCGGCAAGGATCGTTCGGTCGACGAATGGCGATTGCTGGGCCGGTCTCTGCTGCATCAGCGGTTACTCTCGGAGACGACCGATGGCTATCCAGTGCTAAAGCTGACTGGAGCTAGTTGGCAAATCCTGCGCCAGCAGGCATCGGTGCAGGTGGCAATCCCAGAACGTCTTAGCCAACCGCGGCAGATAGCTGAGGACAACGATCCCACCAGTCAGCAGTTGCTACAGCACTTGCGCTCCCTACGTAAGCGGCTAGCCGACGACCAAGGAGTTCCGCCCTATGTGGTATTTACAGAATCGTCATTGCGGCAGATGGCTCAGCAACGACCGCAAACCCTCACGGCCTTTGGGCACATCTCTGGAGTTGGCAATCGCAAATTAGCTCAGTATGGTCAGGTATTTACGCAGGCCATTCGCGAGTTTTGCCAAGACAATCGGTTACCAAGGGTGGCACCGAAATCCGTAGCTTCAGTCGCATCAAGGCCTGGGTCGCGGCGCTATCGCCCTCCGACGGACACCCACTTCCTCACCCTACAGCTGCATCAGCAGGGATTGCCCCCTGATCAGATAGCCCGCCAACGGCGAGTGACCTTGAGAACTATCCACAACCACCTAGAACGGCTGATTCTAGCTGACCAGGCCGTAGACTTGGAGCGCTTGGTGTCCCCTGAACGCCAAGATGCTATCCGGATAGCCATTCAGGTTAGAGGCCATGGCTCATTGTCTGCCCTGCACGATCAGTTAGGGCCAACCTATGACTATGGCGAAATTCGGTTGGTGGTGGCAGATTGGGAACGGCGACAATCAGCAGCAGAGTCCAGATAA